AAAAGAATATGTAATAGCTTTCGCAGGACATTTCTCTGCTGGTAAATCAAGCATGATTAACGCATTGTCTGGTGAAGACATTTTAGCTGCAAGTCCTATTCCAACAAGTGCGAACATCGTGAAAGTTCATAAATCTGATGTAGATTATGCCATTATTCACATGCATCATGATCAACCGATTAAATTTGAAGCTGGCTACGATTTTAAAACAGTGAAAGAGCTTAGTAAAAATGGAGAGCTTGTTTCTCAAATAGAAATTGGTCATAGTAACTCTTCTTTACCAGAAGGGGTTACGGTGATGGACACACCTGGAGTGGATTCGACAGATGATGCCCATGCAATGTCCACTGAATCAGCTCTTCATCTAGCAGACATTGTTTTTTATACAATGGATTATAATCACGTACAATCTGAATTAAACTTTCAATTTACAAAGCAACTAATGAAATATAATCCGAACGTATATTTAATTGTAAATCAAATCGATAAGCATAAAGAAAACGAATTACCATTTGATGAATACAAGCAATCAGTTTATCAGTCATTTGCTGCATGGGGCGTTGAACCGAAAGGCATTTTCTTCACGTCATTAAAAAAATTAGACCATCCTCATAATGACTTTCTAAAAGTAAAAAAGATCGTCATGGATTCAATGGAAAACTATCAGGAACAGCTTCTTTTGACAGCTGAAAGTACATTGAAAAAAATGCATGATGAACATATACAATATTTAGAAGGAGAGCAAAAGCAAGTATTTATAGATAATGAAGATACTCTTTCTAAGGAAGAGTGGCAAAATCGTGAGGAAATTATAGAAGACTACGAAAAATTAAAATTACAAACTGAGCTTTTTTCATTTGATAATTGGAATGATACATTTAAGGAAAAAAGAAAAGATTTGCTAGACAATGCAGCAATTATTCCGGCTGATTTCAGAGAAAAATTACGATTATATTTGGAATCTCAACAACCTGGATTTAAAGTTGGAGGATTATTTACTGCAAAGAAAAAGACGGAAGAAGAAATTTCAAAACGTAAAGAAGAGTTGTACGATCAGTATTTATCGATTGCAAGTTCTCAAATTATTGGGCATTTAAAAGGATTAATGAAACAATCGTTACGTGATGTAGGGGCCTTAACAGAACAAACCGCATCTGAAATCGATCATATTAAATTTGAAATACCTTTCTCAGTAATAGAAGATCAGATTCATAAGGGGTCGCTTGTTACTGGAGATGCCGTATTAAACTTTGCAAATCGTGTAGCGGAAGCAACAAAGAGATTCTTTATACAGGAAACAGATAAATGGAAGGATCAACAGGCAAATTTATTGAATGAGGTTGCAAAAAACTCACAAGCACCTGTATCTGAAAAATTGACTCAAATTGCTTTCAAAGTAAATGTAATTAACAATATTCAATCTTTCGACGATAGAAAGCAATTTGCGGAAAAACAACTAATTAAACTAACGAAAGATATTCGGGACGAGGCAAATAAGCAAAGTAATTTATGGATAAGAGATTTTGAACAGTCATTAAAGGATATTCGACTGTTTGAACCATCCATGTTAGATACGAAAGAAAAAAAGAAAATCGAAACTATTCAAGCACAAGCAACACAATCAGAAGTTAATGTGAGCAGTGAAGAAGTTATTAAAACTGCTATCACTACTGCAAATGCTGTAAGTAAAATTGAGGGATTTGAGGAAGTTTCACAATTCCTAATGAAAAAAGTAGAACGATTAGAAGAGAAAGACTTTACTATTGCATTATTCGGTGCCTTCAGTGCTGGAAAATCAAGTTTTTCGAATGCTTTACTTGGATCAAAAGTTCTTCCAGTATCACCAAATCCGACGACTGCAGCAATCAATAAAATTCGACCAGCGACAGTTGAGCATCCACATGAAACAGCAGATGTACAATTAAAGACCGCTGACCAGTTATTAGAAGATATTAAAGGTTCTTATGAAGCAATCGGCTTGTCCATTAGCTCTCTTGAGGAAGCATATAGTAGAGCTGAAGAAGGATTGAAGGTTGAATTAGTAGATGAACGACTCAATGTTCATAAATCATTTATTCGTGCCTATGCAAAAGGTTATCCAACCTATAAGACACAGCTTGGACAAACACTTCGAGTAAACCGTTCAGAATTTGAATTGTTTGTTGCTGAAGAAAGCCGTTCATGTTTTGTGGACAATATTGATTTCTACTATGACAGTCCTTTAACTCGTATGGGTGTAACGCTTGTTGATACCCCGGGAGCCGATTCTATTAATGCAAGACATACTGGCGTTGCCTTTGATTATATTCGAAATGCAGATGCAATTTTATTTATCACTTATTATAATCACGCTTTTGCAAAAGCTGACCGTGAATTTTTAATTCAATTAGGCCGTGTAAAAGACGCATTCGAACTTGATAAAATGTTCTTCATTGTAAACGCAATAGATTTAGCTGAAACAAAAGATGAAGAAGAAGATGTGAAAAATTATGTTCATAATGAATTGCAGCGATTTGGAATTCGTTTCCCAAAAATCTATGGAGTTTCAAGTTTAAATGCGTTAAAAGAAAAGGTTGAAAAGAATGACTATCAATCGGGAATGATGCCATTTGAAGAGTCTTTCTATCATTTCTTAAATGAGGATTTAACTTCAATTGCAATCCAATCATTACATGAAGAAGTAGAAAAAACTCATCAGCGATTACACAGTTTAATCATACAAACGGAAGAAAATTTAAAACGTAAAGATGAGCGTCTGGTTGAATTAACACAACTAGAACAAAAAGTTCAAAAAATGTATGCGAACACATCAACGAGTATGCTAATCAGTGATATGAAACATGAGTTAGACGAACTTTTATATTACGTGTTACAGAGGGTTTACTATCGTTTCCCAGATTTCTTTAGGGAGAGCTATAACCCATCAACATTTGCATCAAAACCAGCGCAGGTTGCGTTGCAGCAAGCATTAAAAGAAATATTGGATGCGTTAAAATTTGATTTTGCTCAAGAATTACGAGTAACGAATTTTAGATTAGCTCAATTTATTCAAAAGAAATTCCAAGAAAAGTACAAAGAAGATGTTCGAGCATTGAAAGAATTAAACAATAGTTTCTCTTTTGTTGCGTATGAATCTGATGAGCCAAATTTGTTAGACTTTAGAGGTCCGTTTGAAAATTATGAAAAATACGCTTCAGTAAAATCTTACTTTAAAAATACAAAATCCTTCTTCGAAAAAAATGAAAAAGAAATCTTAAAAAATGCACTAGAAGAATTAACGAAACAAGATGCTGAAGCTTATTTAGAAAAAGAAAAAGAACAGCTGTTAGTTTGGGCTACAGAATTTATTGAACAAGAGGCAGAACGCTTACGTCAGCATATTTCGACTGAAGCAATCGCACAAATTGACACTGAACGATTATTGTTACAAGAAGAAAGTCGTTTAGCTGCATGGAAAGCAATTTATTCTGATTTACAAAAAACGGAGGTTTAATGATGGGAAATGTTTTTGTTGAGGCAAAGGATGTAAAAAAAGAAGGACGTTTTATCGATACTCGTTTTAATCTTCAAGACAAGCAATGGGGTCAGCTTGCTTTTAATGAGGAGCATATTGAAGGGGCAATATATTGGGATTTAGAAAAGCATTTATCCGATTTATCGAAATCAGAAGGCAGGCACCCAATGCCTTCAAAGGAAACTTTAAAACATTTGTTTGAGACAGCTGGACTTTCTTTAAATGATGTGATTTATATTTATGATCAAGGTGCAGCACCATTTGCAGCTCGTGCATGGTGGATGCTAAAATATGCAAATTTCCCAAATGTGTTTATTGTTAATGGCGGCTTTGATGCATTAAAAGAAGTAGGATTTGCGGTTACTAATGAAATCGTGACTTATGAACCCACAATATTAGAATTAGAGTGGAATGATACGATTTATGCAAATCGTCAGGATGTAAAAAATATTGTAGATGGTAAGGATAAGGCGACATTAGTCGATGCCCGTGCAGCAATTCGTTATAGAGGGGAAAATGAAACAATTGATGTAAAAGCAGGACATATTCCAACAGCTAAAAATTTCGATTGGGAACAGTTAAAAGATGGCTCAAAACTTAAAGCATCTGAACAATTGTTAAATAAATTCCCTAAGAATGAAGAACTTGTCGTTTATTGCGGTTCTGGCGTAACTGCTTCGCCATTATATGCAGTTTTAGCAGAATCAGGCTATGAAAATATCCGATTATATGTTGGTAGTTTCAGTGATTGGATTACTCAATACGATATTGAAACTGGTGAAAATAAATAAAATGATTAACGTACAACTCATACTAAACTAAGGGTTGTACGTTTTTGTTAGAAAATGTCCAAAATCGTGAAACTTTTTCCAATCTGCCGCGACTAATCATAGGAAACAATTACAAAGGAGAGAAAAAACGATGAAAAAATCATTAACTATGATAACAACCGCAGCTTTAGCAGCTAGTATTGTTGTCGTTCCAACAGCTTCAGCTCAATATGTAGAAGGGCAGCCTATTGAGGATACAGAAGGATTGGAATATAAAACATTGATTGTTGAGGATGAAGTAAAGCCGATTTCAGAAGATGCACCGGTTGAAGTTCCGAACTTCATTCAGATTGAAGGTGTCATTGGAGAAATTACAAAAGAACCAAGTGGGCTATCCTTCGTATCAGTAAAAACTGAGGGGGAACCGTTC
Above is a genomic segment from Lysinibacillus sp. PLM2 containing:
- a CDS encoding GTPase, with the translated sequence MSSFEEKLQQLFSQTAVQYIIYEKNEDTERLEKLQLFARKLLQKEYVIAFAGHFSAGKSSMINALSGEDILAASPIPTSANIVKVHKSDVDYAIIHMHHDQPIKFEAGYDFKTVKELSKNGELVSQIEIGHSNSSLPEGVTVMDTPGVDSTDDAHAMSTESALHLADIVFYTMDYNHVQSELNFQFTKQLMKYNPNVYLIVNQIDKHKENELPFDEYKQSVYQSFAAWGVEPKGIFFTSLKKLDHPHNDFLKVKKIVMDSMENYQEQLLLTAESTLKKMHDEHIQYLEGEQKQVFIDNEDTLSKEEWQNREEIIEDYEKLKLQTELFSFDNWNDTFKEKRKDLLDNAAIIPADFREKLRLYLESQQPGFKVGGLFTAKKKTEEEISKRKEELYDQYLSIASSQIIGHLKGLMKQSLRDVGALTEQTASEIDHIKFEIPFSVIEDQIHKGSLVTGDAVLNFANRVAEATKRFFIQETDKWKDQQANLLNEVAKNSQAPVSEKLTQIAFKVNVINNIQSFDDRKQFAEKQLIKLTKDIRDEANKQSNLWIRDFEQSLKDIRLFEPSMLDTKEKKKIETIQAQATQSEVNVSSEEVIKTAITTANAVSKIEGFEEVSQFLMKKVERLEEKDFTIALFGAFSAGKSSFSNALLGSKVLPVSPNPTTAAINKIRPATVEHPHETADVQLKTADQLLEDIKGSYEAIGLSISSLEEAYSRAEEGLKVELVDERLNVHKSFIRAYAKGYPTYKTQLGQTLRVNRSEFELFVAEESRSCFVDNIDFYYDSPLTRMGVTLVDTPGADSINARHTGVAFDYIRNADAILFITYYNHAFAKADREFLIQLGRVKDAFELDKMFFIVNAIDLAETKDEEEDVKNYVHNELQRFGIRFPKIYGVSSLNALKEKVEKNDYQSGMMPFEESFYHFLNEDLTSIAIQSLHEEVEKTHQRLHSLIIQTEENLKRKDERLVELTQLEQKVQKMYANTSTSMLISDMKHELDELLYYVLQRVYYRFPDFFRESYNPSTFASKPAQVALQQALKEILDALKFDFAQELRVTNFRLAQFIQKKFQEKYKEDVRALKELNNSFSFVAYESDEPNLLDFRGPFENYEKYASVKSYFKNTKSFFEKNEKEILKNALEELTKQDAEAYLEKEKEQLLVWATEFIEQEAERLRQHISTEAIAQIDTERLLLQEESRLAAWKAIYSDLQKTEV
- a CDS encoding thiosulfate sulfurtransferase, with translation MGNVFVEAKDVKKEGRFIDTRFNLQDKQWGQLAFNEEHIEGAIYWDLEKHLSDLSKSEGRHPMPSKETLKHLFETAGLSLNDVIYIYDQGAAPFAARAWWMLKYANFPNVFIVNGGFDALKEVGFAVTNEIVTYEPTILELEWNDTIYANRQDVKNIVDGKDKATLVDARAAIRYRGENETIDVKAGHIPTAKNFDWEQLKDGSKLKASEQLLNKFPKNEELVVYCGSGVTASPLYAVLAESGYENIRLYVGSFSDWITQYDIETGENK